The DNA sequence CGGTGGCATCGCGCTTGAGCCACTCGGCGAAATCGGGGTCGACCCAGGCCTTGGCCACCACGCGCGCGCCGTTGCGCGGCCCGATCTTCGTCTCGTAGGTCTCCACGATCGCGTCGATCGCCGCCGGATCGATCAGCCCCTTCTCCGTCAGCACCGTCTCCAGCGCCTTCACCCGCGCTTCCATATCGGTGAAGTGGTTGTCGTGGTGATGATGGTCGTGACCGTGGTGATCGTGGCCATGATGGTGTTCGGACATTGCCTGGCTCCTCGCAGCGGCACACCCTTCGGGTGCGGACAGCGCTGCCTCCTCACTCGGGCGACAGTGGTAGCTGATGAAATGAGAATTCGAAATCGATTTCATCAGCAACCGGCGGTTAGAATTGTCACCATGACAAGTCAGCCGTGCGGCGATGCTTCAGGCCTCGCCTTACCGCCTCGACGACAATTGCGCGCACCTCGCTAAACTATGGCGACAGATGATGCTGCCGCACGCAACCGCAGCTATTCTTGCGCCATGAAGGTTCTGATTCTCGGCGCCACCGGCTTCATTGGCTCGGTCCTCCTCGACAGGCTTGCAAGCGACGGACACACGGTGACCGGCCTTGGCCGCCATGTCGCCCGCGCCCGGCTGAAACGGCCGCAGGCGCAGTGGCTCTCAGCCGACCTCGCCCGGATGCGCGCCGCCGACGACTGGCGGCAGCTGGTCGAAAGCCATGACGTGATCGTCAACTGTGCCGGCGCGCTGCAGGATGGCCTCAACGACGACGTTGCCGCGATGCAGGAGGCGGCGATGCTGGCACTGTACGAAGCGGCGAAGGCATCGCCGGTGCGGATCGTCCAGATCTCAGCACCCCGGATCTCAGCACCATTGGGCGACGCCGGCAACGACAGCGCCTTCCTTGCCACAAAGTTCCGCGCCGATCGGGCACTGGCGACAAGCGGCGTGGCACATGTCATCCTGCGCCCGACGCTGGTGCTCGGTCGCAACGCCCATGGCGGTTCGGCCCTGCTGCGTGCTCTTGCCGCCCTGCCCTTCGCCATCCCGCTCGTCCACGCCGGGTCCCGCGTCGAGACGGTTGCCATGAGCGATGTAGCCGAAACAGTCAGCGCCGCCGTTGCCGATCTCTTGCCCGACGGAAGCGATCTCGTGCTTGGCCACGGGGCGCCGCCGACGCTTGCCGAACTCGTGGCATTGCACCGCCGGTGGCTTGGGCTGCCCGCCGCCAGGATCGTGTCACTGCCCGCGTCACTTGCAGCACCCGTCGGGTTCCTCGCCGATATCGCCGGACGGCTCGGCTGGCGATCGCCACTGCGCTCCACGGCACTTGCAGTGATGGCCGGCGGCGTCTGCGCCGCAGGCTCGCAGAGAGCGCCGGGGCCATTCCTGTCGGCCAGCCAAAGCCTTTCGGCCAACCCATCGGGCGTTCAGGATCTCTGGTTTGCCCGGCTTTACCTGTTGAAGCCGCTCATGATTGTCGGCTTGTCGATCTTCTGGCTGCTGTCGGGGTTCGTTCCGTTCCTTGCCTTCGACGACGCTCGGCAGCATTTCCTGCGGTTCCTCTCTGAAGGGCCGGCAACGGCACTGACGCTTGCCACCTGCCTTGCCGACATCGCGCTCGGCATCGCCGTGCTCTTTCGCCCCTTTGCCAGGCGCGCGCTGCTCGGCATGCTCGCTCTGACTTTCGGCTACCTCGCCGCAGCCACCCTCGTTGAACCCGAACTCTGGGCCGATCCGCTCGGGCCGTTCGTCAAGGTCCTGCCCTCGATTCTGGCCACGCTCGTAACGCTTGCCATCCTGGATGAACGCTGATGCTTCAGGAAGAACTGCTGCGCCTTGCCCATGTGATCGGCGCCGCCGTGCTCTTCGGCACCGGTGCGGGCATCGCCTTCTTCATGGTGATGGCCAGGCGCACGCGCGATGCCAAGCTGATCGCCCATGTCGCCGGCACCGTCGTGGTTGCCGACACGATCTTCACCGCCACGGCCGTGGTGATCCAGCCAATCACCGGATACCTGCTGGCCAGAAGCGTCGGCTGGTCGCTGAGCGAGAGCTGGATCGTGCTGTCGCTGGCCCTCTACGTGGTGACAGGCCTCTTCTGGCTGCCGGTCGTGTGGATCCAACTGCGGCTGCGCGATCTCGCTCGCCTTGCCACAGCGAACGCCGTGCCGCTGCCGCCGGAGTTCGATAGGCTCTATGCCATCTGGTTTGCCTGCGGCTTTCCGGCGTTCCTTGCCGTCACCGGCATCTTCTGGCTGATGCTGACCAAGCCGCAGTTTCAGCTATTTTAGCATCGGCCAGAGGCTGACGACGAGCAGCACGGCCATGGTGATGTTGAACCATTTCAGCCGCGACGGTTCGGAGAGCCATTGGCGCAGCGCCGAGCCGAAGCCCGCCCAGGTGGACACGCTCGGCACATTGACCAGCGCAAAGACGAGGCCGACGACGAGCACGCTCATCAGATAGCTATCGCTGCTGGTATAGGTGGCCATGGCCGAAACCGCCATCACCCACGCCTTGGGGTTGACCCACTGGAAGGCCGCGGCGGAAAGGAAAGTCATCGGCCTGGCACCGGCCTTGCCTTCGCCGAGAGAGCGCGAGGTGCCGATCTTCCAGGCGATCCAGACAAGATAGGCGCCGCCGGCGAATTTCAGCGCCGTATAAAGAAGCGGCACCGAGTGGAGCAGCGCGCCGAGACCGAAGCCGACGGCGATCAGGAGCACGAAGAAGCCGGCACCGATGCCCAGCATATGCGGAACGGTGCGCACGAAGCCGAAATTCACGCCCGATGCAAAAAGCATCATGTTGTTCGGCCCTGGTGTGATCGAGGTGGTGAATGCGAACAAAAACAGCGCCAGCAGCGTATCGGCCTGCATGGTTACCTCCGGCTCAATTGGGTCAACATAATTGACCTATTGACCGGCACCAGCCGCGAACTTGTCATGGTGACAAGTTGCAGCGCATTCGCCCGCTGTCAGTTCGCGGGACCGACAGGGCGGCGCAGTAAAGGCCGCACCGCCTTGCCTGTCAAAGAACGATGGCTGGCCTCAGCCCCACTTCATCTCGCCCTCGGCAACCTTGGCGCCGAGTTCGAGCGTCGAGGCGCCGGGCAAATCCGGATAACGCTTGGTCATGGCGGCAATCAACTCGGCGCTGTCCTTGGCAGCAGCCGCCGCCTCGTTGAACGCCACGAGATAATCGCGAGTGAAGCGGATCGCCTCGACGCCTTCCGGTCCGCCCTTGGACTTGTGCGCCGGCACGACGATCTCGGGGTTGCGCGCCGCCATGGTATCGAGTGCCTCGATCCATTTCTGCCGCCCTTCCGCCGTCGCCTCGTCGGCGACCCAGACATGCGAGCCGGAATAGACGAGCACGCCGCCGAAGATCGCGTTTAGTTCCGGCACGAAGAGATAGCGCCGGTCCTTCATCCCTTCGATCGTGACGATCTCGATCGTGCTGCCCTCGAGCGTCAGCGCGGTGCGGTCGTCCGGTTCCGGCATCACCAGATCGGCCAGCGTCTGCGGGCCGTTGTCTTTCAGTTGAGGTCCCCAGGTCGCAAGCTTGCCCTCGACATTCGCCTTTATCGCCGCGACGGTTGCCGAAGCTGCGATCACCTTGGCATCCGGGAAAGCCTCAACGACCGGCTTGAGGCTGAAGTAGAAGTCCGGGTCGTTGCAGCTGACGTAGATGGTCGTCAGCCGCTTGCCGGTCGCCTTGATCGCCTCGGCAACGGCACGGCCGTCCGAAAGCGTGAACCCGCCATCGATCAGGATCGCTTCGCTCTCGCCGGAAAGCAGCACCGGTGTGCGGTCAAACCCTGCCTCGTCGGCCTGGAAATAGCGCCATTGGAGTTTGGAGGCAGCCATGGCAAGCCCGCTGCCCATCGGCTGAATAAGGGCGGCGGCGCCGGCCGCCACCACCGTCTTGAGTGCAGTGCGACGGGTCAACTGGATTTGCATGGGGTCTCCTTGGGAGCTTTGATGGGACAGGCCCGGCAAAATGACGGTCGATGGCCTCTTGAAAAAGCCCGGGGACGCGAACAGATTGTCTAAAAATTTCAGACAATGGCTGATAGAACCAGATGACCGTCAATCTAAATCG is a window from the Ensifer adhaerens genome containing:
- a CDS encoding SDR family oxidoreductase, which produces MKVLILGATGFIGSVLLDRLASDGHTVTGLGRHVARARLKRPQAQWLSADLARMRAADDWRQLVESHDVIVNCAGALQDGLNDDVAAMQEAAMLALYEAAKASPVRIVQISAPRISAPLGDAGNDSAFLATKFRADRALATSGVAHVILRPTLVLGRNAHGGSALLRALAALPFAIPLVHAGSRVETVAMSDVAETVSAAVADLLPDGSDLVLGHGAPPTLAELVALHRRWLGLPAARIVSLPASLAAPVGFLADIAGRLGWRSPLRSTALAVMAGGVCAAGSQRAPGPFLSASQSLSANPSGVQDLWFARLYLLKPLMIVGLSIFWLLSGFVPFLAFDDARQHFLRFLSEGPATALTLATCLADIALGIAVLFRPFARRALLGMLALTFGYLAAATLVEPELWADPLGPFVKVLPSILATLVTLAILDER
- a CDS encoding DUF2269 family protein; protein product: MLQEELLRLAHVIGAAVLFGTGAGIAFFMVMARRTRDAKLIAHVAGTVVVADTIFTATAVVIQPITGYLLARSVGWSLSESWIVLSLALYVVTGLFWLPVVWIQLRLRDLARLATANAVPLPPEFDRLYAIWFACGFPAFLAVTGIFWLMLTKPQFQLF
- a CDS encoding LysE family translocator, which codes for MQADTLLALFLFAFTTSITPGPNNMMLFASGVNFGFVRTVPHMLGIGAGFFVLLIAVGFGLGALLHSVPLLYTALKFAGGAYLVWIAWKIGTSRSLGEGKAGARPMTFLSAAAFQWVNPKAWVMAVSAMATYTSSDSYLMSVLVVGLVFALVNVPSVSTWAGFGSALRQWLSEPSRLKWFNITMAVLLVVSLWPMLK
- a CDS encoding MBL fold metallo-hydrolase, translated to MQIQLTRRTALKTVVAAGAAALIQPMGSGLAMAASKLQWRYFQADEAGFDRTPVLLSGESEAILIDGGFTLSDGRAVAEAIKATGKRLTTIYVSCNDPDFYFSLKPVVEAFPDAKVIAASATVAAIKANVEGKLATWGPQLKDNGPQTLADLVMPEPDDRTALTLEGSTIEIVTIEGMKDRRYLFVPELNAIFGGVLVYSGSHVWVADEATAEGRQKWIEALDTMAARNPEIVVPAHKSKGGPEGVEAIRFTRDYLVAFNEAAAAAKDSAELIAAMTKRYPDLPGASTLELGAKVAEGEMKWG